From one Drosophila subpulchrella strain 33 F10 #4 breed RU33 chromosome 3L, RU_Dsub_v1.1 Primary Assembly, whole genome shotgun sequence genomic stretch:
- the LOC119554123 gene encoding malate dehydrogenase, mitochondrial, protein MFLLGGLKSSIITAPWLMAVRTLKVTVVGAGGGIGQPLSLLIRRCPGIDELALHDLSEMKGLAADLSHVSQRGKVTGFTGEGELEPALTSADVVVVAAGMPRLPGMQRDHLMAANGSVAVKVTTAISKASPKALLAFITNPINMIVPTAAEVLKVHGIYDTRRLFGITTLDVVRSKKFIGDSMNISPDEVNIPVIGGHAGITILPLISKCQPGFKGGPKEIQSLTHRIQEAGTEVVNAKAGKGSATLSMAYAGAHFVDSLLRGIGGQEGVVECAFVASDLVDAPFFASPLELGKDGIKRYLPLPQMSDSEKEALEKLLPILRQNAEEGIQFAKNYLKEKSVSPIPAALP, encoded by the coding sequence ATGTTTTTACTTGGAGGTCTAAAGTCATCCATTATAACAGCGCCATGGCTTATGGCAGTACGTACTCTAAAAGTGACGGTGGTGGGCGCCGGAGGAGGAATTGGCCAACCACTGTCGCTGCTCATCCGCCGGTGTCCTGGAATCGATGAACTGGCGCTACATGACCTCTCCGAAATGAAGGGACTCGCTGCGGATCTATCGCATGTCAGCCAGAGGGGCAAGGTGACTGGTTTTACCGGGGAGGGGGAACTGGAACCGGCTTTGACTAGTGCGGATGTGGTGGTTGTGGCCGCTGGAATGCCACGTCTGCCGGGAATGCAAAGGGATCACCTCATGGCCGCCAATGGCAGTGTGGCAGTCAAGGTGACAACTGCCATTAGCAAAGCCTCTCCAAAAGCTCTCCTGGCCTTCATCACCAATCCCATCAACATGATTGTGCCAACGGCAGCGGAGGTCCTTAAGGTCCATGGAATCTATGATACCCGACGCCTTTTTGGTATCACAACTTTGGATGTGGTGCGCTCGAAAAAGTTCATTGGCGACTCTATGAATATATCTCCGGATGAAGTAAACATTCCAGTGATAGGTGGCCATGCAGGGATCACTATTCTTCCGCTCATCTCGAAGTGTCAGCCAGGGTTTAAAGGCGGACCCAAGGAGATCCAGAGTCTCACTCATCGCATCCAGGAGGCGGGCACAGAGGTGGTCAATGCCAAGGCTGGCAAAGGATCGGCCACCCTATCGATGGCATATGCTGGCGCCCATTTCGTAGACTCCCTGCTCCGTGGAATTGGAGGTCAGGAGGGCGTGGTCGAGTGCGCCTTTGTGGCCTCGGACTTAGTCGATGCCCCTTTTTTCGCCAGTCCCTTGGAATTGGGAAAGGATGGGATCAAGCGATATCTACCACTTCCCCAGATGAGTGACTCCGAAAAAGAGGCATTGGAAAAGCTACTTCCTATACTACGGCAAAATGCTGAAGAGGGGATTCAGTTTGCCAAGAATTATTTGAAGGAGAAATCAGTTTCTCCAATCCCAGCAGCTTTACCTTAA
- the LOC119553631 gene encoding P protein yields the protein MKFMSDIFSGANLSLIDEVFQAWPSSHQSSIPRRLRMPEQLEPNYLDEPETFSVRRFVFKVIKIGVLLLIWGFFTYILVRISTVPDYTAVVTVLPNETQLSRIKLPNDATKITLSGPIDLNLLKYKDGTMDTPFVGLRVEWRDRDLNETFRRSKMWHIYLLKDDSHFKVATKTFKMTPTTKSNAKAVISLEGRNEEPVSLLMEVSSHPMVTDYGVLYAALLLLGLYILIVFELTDRTFAALLMATTGIAILTALGNRPTLENIIAWIDFETLMLLLGMMILVAIMSETGIFDWMAVLAYRISKGHPWPLLILLSSITAIMSCVLDNVTMLLLMAPIAIRLCEAMSVQTPLVLIVVVMYSNIGGTLTPVGDPPNVIIATNPEVIAQGIDFLVFTLHMLPGVLMALIAGFGVFYLTMRKSLFKLQDRQIELAAEREANRRRMSAEISARAMEMRDRQSAKPCLKPSANYFETLAHLEAHHRIRNKTLLIKCMFTLVFVVICFLLHSLPFMAGATLGWVAMLAAFLLLILAKMNDIEEILDQVEWSALLFLAALLVLTEAVAQLGFIHWLSKHTVSVIMSVEEKHQTTVGILVILWLTAFLAAFVGNVPVTTMMLRLTIELHHNDAISVPHTPLIWALSYGACFGGNGTLIGASANVVAAAIAHQYGYKISFVQFFIYGFPMMLVTVSLATVYLLIAHSVFTWHKT from the coding sequence ATGAAATTCATGAGTGATATTTTTAGTGGAGCAAATTTAAGCCTCATAGACGAAGTGTTCCAGGCATGGCCCTCCTCCCACCAATCGAGCATTCCCCGTAGACTACGGATGCCGGAGCAACTAGAGCCGAACTACTTGGATGAACCGGAGACGTTCTCTGTTCGGCGATTTGTCTTCAAGGTCATTAAGATCGGGGTGCTGCTGCTGATATGGGGATTCTTCACCTACATCCTGGTTCGCATCTCAACAGTCCCGGATTATACAGCGGTGGTCACCGTGTTGCCCAACGAAACCCAGCTTAGCCGGATAAAATTGCCAAACGATGCCACCAAGATAACGCTTAGTGGTCCCATCGACTTGAATTTGCTGAAGTACAAAGATGGGACCATGGATACGCCATTTGTGGGTCTGCGAGTGGAATGGCGGGATCGGGACTTAAATGAGACCTTCCGTCGCTCCAAAATGTGGCATATCTACCTCCTGAAAGACGATAGTCATTTCAAGGTAGCCACTAAAACCTTTAAGATGACGCCGACGACAAAGAGCAATGCCAAGGCAGTGATTTCACTGGAAGGCAGGAACGAGGAGCCGGTGTCCTTGCTCATGGAGGTCTCCTCCCATCCCATGGTTACCGATTACGGAGTTCTGTACGCCGCCTTACTGCTACTAGGTCTTTATATCCTGATCGTCTTCGAGCTCACGGATCGCACATTCGCCGCTCTCCTGATGGCCACCACTGGGATAGCGATCCTCACAGCGCTGGGGAATCGTCCCACTCTGGAAAATATCATCGCCTGGATTGATTTCGAGACCCTGATGCTGCTTCTAGGAATGATGATATTGGTGGCCATAATGTCAGAGACGGGAATCTTCGACTGGATGGCTGTGCTGGCCTATAGGATCTCCAAGGGTCATCCCTGGCCGCTGCTCATTTTATTGAGTTCCATTACTGCTATCATGTCCTGTGTCCTGGACAATGTGACCATGCTGCTTCTAATGGCGCCCATTGCGATCCGTTTGTGCGAGGCCATGAGTGTGCAGACACCTCTTGTCCTTATAGTGGTGGTGATGTACTCGAATATCGGTGGCACCCTCACTCCGGTGGGTGATCCTCCCAATGTGATCATAGCCACCAATCCGGAGGTGATTGCCCAGGGGATTGACTTTCTCGTCTTCACGCTGCACATGCTGCCCGGAGTTCTGATGGCATTGATAGCGGGCTTCGGTGTCTTCTATTTGACCATGAGGAAATCCCTGTTCAAGCTGCAGGATCGACAGATTGAGTTGGCTGCTGAGAGGGAGGCCAATAGACGAAGGATGAGTGCGGAGATTTCAGCTCGAGCGATGGAAATGCGTGATCGCCAGTCGGCAAAACCTTGTCTGAAGCCCTCGGCAAACTATTTCGAGACCCTAGCTCATCTGGAGGCCCATCATCGGATTCGCAACAAGACGCTGCTGATCAAATGCATGTTCACATTGGTCTTTGTGGTCATCTGCTTTCTGCTGCACTCGCTGCCCTTCATGGCAGGCGCCACCTTGGGTTGGGTGGCCATGCTGGCCGCCTTCCTGCTCCTCATTCTGGCCAAGATGAATGACATCGAGGAGATACTCGACCAGGTGGAATGGTCTGCCCTGCTCTTCCTGGCCGCCCTTCTAGTGCTCACCGAGGCGGTGGCCCAGTTGGGTTTCATCCACTGGCTGAGTAAGCATACGGTCAGTGTGATCATGAGCGTGGAGGAGAAACACCAGACCACGGTGGGCATTCTGGTGATCCTCTGGCTGACCGCCTTCCTGGCGGCCTTCGTCGGCAATGTCCCGGTGACAACGATGATGCTCCGGCTGACCATCGAGCTGCACCACAACGATGCGATCAGTGTGCCACATACGCCCCTCATCTGGGCCCTGTCCTACGGCGCCTGTTTTGGGGGCAATGGCACTTTGATTGGAGCCTCGGCAAATGTGGTCGCCGCAGCAATCGCCCACCAATACGGCTATAAGATCTCCTTCGTCCAGTTCTTCATCTACGGCTTCCCCATGATGCTGGTCACCGTTTCCCTAGCTACGGTCTACCTCCTCATCGCCCACTCGGTGTTCACCTGGCACAAAACGTAG
- the LOC119553960 gene encoding putative odorant receptor 69a, producing the protein MQLHDYMRYIDLACWMACIPRYQWSGRRTEGKPYTLERKTLLVVGIICSICQFFGVITYWYRNGRKAEDTATFVTEISETCGSFMLVGVGIANIYALIKNRSQIEEMFKELQEIYPISGDRHYRCQHYYDKAMLIMKGEFMFYMVFYAYYNSAPLMLLLWEHLQEDQNLSFRTQTNTWFPWKVHGSALGFGMAILTITLASFVGVGFSIATQHIICIFTFQLKLHYDGMARQLLSLDSRQPRAHEQLRSLIAYHSRILHIGDQFNQILNFIFGISLVCSTIAICMTSVAVILLDLASAFKYMSGLIAFVLYHFVICYMGTAVTSASDKVLPAAFYNNWYEGDLAYRKMLLILMMRATKPYVWRTYKLAPVSITTYMATLKFSYQMFTCVRSLK; encoded by the exons ATGCAGTTGCACGACTATATGAGGTATATAGACCTGGCTTGCTGGATGGCGTGTATTCCAAGATATCAATGGTCTGGACGGCGCACAGAAGGGAAACCATATACCTTGGAAAGAAAAACTCTGCTCGTAGTTGGTATCATTTGTTCGATCTGCCAGTTTTTTGGAGTGATAACCTATTGGTATCGAAATGGGCGAAAGGCAGAGGATACGGCCACGTTCGTCACAGAAATATCAGAAACGTGCGGTTCCTTTATGCTGGTCGGTGTGGGAATCGCAAATATTTATGCTCTCATAAAGAACCGTTCTCAGATCGAAGAAATGTTCAAGGAGCTCCAGGAGATATATCCGATATCCGGCGATAGGCACTACCGTTGCCAGCACTACTATGACAAGGCCATGCTAATAATGAAAGGCGAATTCATGTTCTACATGGTCTTCTATGCGTACTACAATAGTGCCCCTCTTATGTTGCTTCTCTGGGAACACCTGCAGGAAGACCAGAATCTGAGTTTTAGGACGCAGACCAACACGTGGTTTCCCTGGAAGGTCCATGGATCTGCTCTGGGATTCGGTATGGCTATACTTACCATAACCTTGGCTTCATTTGTCGGCGTGGGCTTCAGCATAGCCACCCAACATATAATCTGCATTTTTACTTTCCAACTGAAATTGCACTATGATGGAATGGCCCGGCAGTTACTTTCCCTTGATTCTCGTCAACCCAGAGCACATGAGCAGTTAAGGAGTCTGATTGCCTATCATTCTAGAATTTTACATATCGGCGACCAGTTTAATCAGATATTGAACTTTATCTTTGGGATCAGCCTCGTATGTTCAACAATTGCCATTTGCATGACGAGTGTGGCTGTTATACTACTCGACTTGGCCTCTGCTTTCAAGTACATGAGTGGTCTGATTGCCTTTGTCCTTTACCACTTCGTCATCTGCTACATGGGTACTGCGGTCACTTCTGCT AGTGACAAAGTGTTGCCAGCTGCTTTTTATAACAATTGGTATGAGGGTGATCTTGCCTATCGCAAGATGCTGCTGATCTTGATGATGCGTGCTACAAAGCCTTATGTTTGGAGAACCTACAAGCTGGCACCTGTGTCGATTACCACCTATATGgct ACTTTGAAGTTTTCTTATCAAATGTTTACCTGCGTCCGTTCCCTGAAATAA
- the LOC119553900 gene encoding malate dehydrogenase, mitochondrial, giving the protein MLSPRLITQFSREPLRAFQFGLGGCRRGLKVAVVGAGGGIGQPLALLLKQNPHISILTLHDLKNTAGVAADLSHINTRATVCPFEGNDGLKKAMDKADIVVVPAGMPRKPGMKRDDLVGVNASVACSVAYAASDACPGALLAFITNPINVIVPIVATILKAKGTYDPNRLFGVTSLDVVRAKAFLGDILNIDPQTVDVPVIGGHTGRTILPILSQCDPPYKGTDEEREALIHRIQEAGTEVVKAKEGLGSATLSMAYAAANFVNSLIKAIKGSDGDECIVECAYVESDVTEAKFFATPLILGPQGIKDNIGLPELDDVEKQALDCMLPILKESIDKGIKLGEDMVDHC; this is encoded by the coding sequence atgttaagcCCTCGATTGATTACCCAGTTTTCCAGAGAGCCCCTAAGGGCCTTCCAGTTTGGACTCGGTGGCTGCCGACGAGGTCTCAAGGTCGCCGTTGTGGGTGCTGGGGGTGGCATTGGACAGCCCTTGGCCCTTCTGCTCAAGCAAAATCCCCACATCTCCATTCTCACCCTGCACGACTTGAAGAATACGGCCGGAGTGGCGGCGGATCTGTCGCACATCAACACCCGGGCCACGGTCTGCCCATTCGAGGGCAATGATGGCTTGAAAAAGGCCATGGATAAGGCGGACATAGTGGTGGTTCCGGCCGGTATGCCGCGGAAACCCGGAATGAAGCGGGACGATTTGGTGGGCGTTAATGCCAGCGTGGCCTGCTCAGTGGCCTATGCGGCCAGTGATGCCTGTCCCGGTGCCCTGCTGGCCTTCATCACGAATCCCATCAATGTGATAGTTCCAATTGTGGCCACGATCCTCAAGGCAAAGGGAACCTACGATCCGAATCGACTCTTTGGCGTTACGAGCCTCGATGTGGTGCGGGCCAAGGCCTTCTTGGGCGATATCCTCAATATCGACCCACAAACTGTGGATGTGCCCGTGATCGGTGGCCACACGGGGCGCACCATCCTGCCCATCCTGTCGCAGTGCGATCCTCCCTACAAGGGCACCGATGAGGAGCGCGAGGCTCTGATCCATCGCATCCAGGAGGCGGGCACAGAGGTGGTCAAGGCCAAAGAGGGCCTGGGATCGGCCACCCTATCGATGGCCTACGCCGCCGCCAACTTCGTGAACTCCCTAATCAAGGCGATCAAGGGATCAGATGGTGACGAGTGCATTGTGGAGTGTGCCTATGTAGAGTCCGATGTCACCGAGGCCAAGTTTTTCGCCACCCCATTGATCCTGGGACCACAGGGCATCAAGGACAATATAGGACTGCCCGAACTGGATGATGTGGAGAAGCAGGCCCTGGATTGTATGCTGCCGATCTTGAAGGAGAGCATCGATAAGGGTATCAAGTTGGGCGAGGATATGGTCGACCATtgttaa